TGAAGACCCCGCCGGGGAGCGTCCCGCACGAGGAATCCACCTACCGGGAGCAGCTGTCGCGCCCCGTGGCTGTGCCCCTAGAACAGGCCGTGCCGCACCGCCCACACCACGGCCTCGATACGCGTGCTCACGCCGATCCGGTCGCACACCCCTCGGACCCGCCGACGCACGGTGCGTTCGGACAGCCCCACCCGCCGAGCCACCGCGTCCAGTGGCAGCCCCTTCGCCAGCAGCCGCAGCAGCTCGACGTCCCGGTCGGCCAGCCTCACTCGCTCGCACGACGTCATATGTCCACCACCAGCACTTCCAGCGTTCTCGGGCCGTGTACGCCCTCGACCCGGTCGAGCTCGATGTCGCTCGTGGCCGAAGGACCACTGACGAACGTCAGCGGCCGCGTGGGATCGAGGCGCCGTAACGCCTCGGGGACACTGACCTCGATCTGGTCGGCCCGCACCACGCAGAGGTGGTAGTCGGGAACCAGGGTGAGCATGCGGCGCCCCTGCCGGGCGCCCGCGTCGAGCACGATGGTGCCCGTCTCGGCGATGGCCACCGCGGCGCCCGTCAGCACACCGTCCGCCGAGTCCACTTCAGACAAACTCAGCGGGGGCTCGTCGAGCGACCAACGCGTTCCGGCCCACCGCCACGACTCGGGCAGGTCGGGCGGCGCCACCATGTTCGACACCCCGCGACGGGCGAGGCAATCGCCGATGCGCTGCGGCAGCTCGTCCTCCGACACACGTCGAACGACCGCTCGGTAGTCCTCCACCCGCTCGACGAAGAGGCCGACCGGGTCCTCCACGCTGCGAGCCGTGTCGTAGTCCCTCGGCACGGGTGCGGGCTGCCGCCTCGGC
The window above is part of the Saccharomonospora glauca K62 genome. Proteins encoded here:
- a CDS encoding LuxR C-terminal-related transcriptional regulator; the protein is MTSCERVRLADRDVELLRLLAKGLPLDAVARRVGLSERTVRRRVRGVCDRIGVSTRIEAVVWAVRHGLF
- a CDS encoding LutC/YkgG family protein; translated protein: MDSARSDILARIRAVPRRQPAPVPRDYDTARSVEDPVGLFVERVEDYRAVVRRVSEDELPQRIGDCLARRGVSNMVAPPDLPESWRWAGTRWSLDEPPLSLSEVDSADGVLTGAAVAIAETGTIVLDAGARQGRRMLTLVPDYHLCVVRADQIEVSVPEALRRLDPTRPLTFVSGPSATSDIELDRVEGVHGPRTLEVLVVDI